In Dromiciops gliroides isolate mDroGli1 chromosome 5, mDroGli1.pri, whole genome shotgun sequence, the following are encoded in one genomic region:
- the STMP1 gene encoding short transmembrane mitochondrial protein 1 — protein sequence MIQFLLGFTLGNVVGMYLAQNYDIPNLAKKLEEIKKDVDAKKKPPSS from the exons cTAGGATTTACACTCGGCAATGTGGTCGGGATGTATCTGGCTCAGAACTATGAT attcCGAACTTGGCCAAAAAGcttgaagagattaaaaaagatgTAGACGCCAAGAAGAAGCCTCCTAGCTCTTAA